A stretch of the Kushneria konosiri genome encodes the following:
- the modB gene encoding molybdate ABC transporter permease subunit, translated as MLTPLEIEALRISLQVAGTALLIILVPGIAMAWLLARHEFIGKSLLDGIVHLPLVLPPVVVGYLLLVIMGRRGLVGSWLNEHLGISLPFTWQGAALAGGVMAFPLLVRAVRLSLEAVDPRLEAAARTLGASRLRVFFTITLPLAVPGLVTGAVLAFARALSEFGATITFASNIPGETRTLPLALYSLIQTPGMEDAAARLCVISIVVAMISLVASEWLARRTRRRMAGRDQRAT; from the coding sequence GTGCTGACACCGCTTGAAATCGAAGCCCTTCGCATCAGCCTGCAGGTCGCCGGCACGGCCCTTTTGATCATCCTGGTGCCGGGGATTGCCATGGCCTGGCTGCTGGCGCGCCACGAGTTTATCGGCAAGTCATTGCTTGATGGCATTGTCCATCTGCCCCTGGTGCTGCCACCAGTGGTGGTGGGGTATCTGCTGCTGGTCATCATGGGTCGTCGGGGCCTCGTGGGGAGCTGGCTCAATGAGCATCTGGGGATTTCGCTACCCTTTACCTGGCAGGGCGCGGCGCTTGCAGGCGGTGTCATGGCCTTTCCGCTGCTGGTGCGCGCCGTCAGGCTCTCGCTGGAAGCAGTAGACCCTCGGCTTGAGGCGGCCGCCCGAACCCTGGGGGCCTCAAGGCTGCGGGTCTTTTTCACCATCACCCTGCCCCTGGCGGTGCCCGGGCTGGTGACCGGCGCTGTACTGGCCTTTGCCCGGGCACTGTCGGAATTTGGCGCCACCATTACCTTTGCCTCCAATATTCCCGGTGAGACTCGAACGCTGCCGCTGGCGCTCTATTCCCTGATCCAGACGCCCGGCATGGAAGATGCCGCAGCGCGTCTGTGTGTCATCTCGATCGTGGTGGCCATGATCTCGCTGGTGGCCTCAGAGTGGCTGGCGCGTCGGACCCGTCGCCGCATGGCCGGGCGGGACCAACGGGCCACATGA
- a CDS encoding alpha/beta hydrolase has translation MTLPPDLDDTRRRLLKGASATALLALLPGAFWSLPASASDDFNQPLPPGIAETGSSVYDFRIHRLASPDGARHYRITVAIPKKAPPEAGYAPIYLLDGNAALAALNEQHLKAMDAATPPVLIALGYDTDRRFDVEARQWDYTPRHPKQDPIVDDRHPERRGGGADDFIKLLDDTIMAEAERDLPINTSERAIWGHSFGGLFVLHALFTHPSLFDHWYAASPTLHWNGYQVLQEADRFRWPEDRHGSALLMRGDAELERRGPYSNGGSDSQINNQLRALAQRMDDMPGLDARFEVLEGMGHGAALVRSLKLALSDISGATLITGSD, from the coding sequence ATGACACTGCCCCCTGACCTTGATGACACCAGACGCCGGCTGCTCAAGGGTGCCAGCGCCACTGCCCTGCTGGCGCTTTTGCCCGGTGCGTTCTGGTCCCTGCCGGCCAGCGCCAGCGATGACTTCAACCAGCCACTGCCGCCGGGCATCGCCGAGACAGGCTCCAGCGTCTACGATTTTCGAATACACCGTCTGGCGAGTCCCGATGGAGCGCGCCACTACCGTATTACCGTGGCCATTCCCAAAAAGGCGCCTCCTGAGGCCGGCTACGCGCCGATCTATCTACTTGACGGCAATGCCGCACTGGCCGCGCTTAATGAGCAGCATCTAAAAGCGATGGATGCTGCCACACCGCCGGTTCTGATTGCGCTGGGTTACGACACGGACCGCCGCTTTGATGTCGAAGCACGTCAGTGGGACTACACCCCGAGACATCCAAAGCAGGACCCGATCGTTGACGATCGTCATCCCGAGCGTCGCGGGGGCGGCGCCGACGACTTTATCAAGCTGCTCGATGACACCATTATGGCGGAGGCCGAACGCGACCTGCCCATCAACACCTCCGAGCGTGCCATCTGGGGGCACTCCTTTGGTGGGCTGTTTGTTCTACATGCGCTTTTCACTCACCCTTCACTGTTCGATCACTGGTATGCCGCCAGCCCGACACTTCACTGGAACGGCTATCAGGTGCTGCAGGAAGCGGATCGCTTTCGCTGGCCGGAGGATCGCCATGGCAGCGCCCTGTTGATGCGTGGCGATGCCGAGCTCGAACGCCGCGGCCCCTACTCCAACGGCGGCAGCGACAGCCAGATCAACAACCAGCTACGAGCGCTGGCACAGCGAATGGATGACATGCCAGGCCTTGATGCACGCTTTGAAGTGCTGGAAGGCATGGGCCACGGCGCCGCGCTGGTGCGCTCGCTCAAGCTGGCACTCTCGGACATCAGTGGCGCGACGCTGATTACCGGGTCCGACTGA
- the modC gene encoding molybdenum ABC transporter ATP-binding protein → MLELCIQHRQGNFEVDVDITTPGSGVTALFGHSGSGKTTLLRMLAGLDRPDQGRVVLNERTFVDTERGVFVSPHQRRLGVVFQEARLFPHYRVRSNLIYARRITRGEAFDRVVSLLGIEALLDRMPGALSGGEARRVAIGRALLAEPDMLLMDEPLTGLDGARKQELLDYILRLTREIDLPILFVSHDPEELMAVAEQLVVMDQGRVIASGPLERLLSRGDLTPWLGGFEASSLLQAQVNSHDQHYHATRLTLSDGQRLTLPLLTQPKGSMLRVRVRRRDVAIALSPQHDSSFRNQLDVVISSLAPGAPGTLEVTLELAGQQLCSRVTLEAAEALGLQPGMAVVALIRSVSLAG, encoded by the coding sequence ATGCTTGAACTGTGCATCCAGCACCGGCAGGGCAATTTTGAGGTCGATGTCGACATCACCACGCCCGGGTCGGGCGTGACGGCCCTGTTTGGCCATTCAGGCAGTGGCAAGACCACCCTGTTACGCATGCTGGCGGGCCTTGATCGTCCCGACCAGGGACGCGTCGTGCTCAATGAGCGCACCTTCGTCGATACCGAGCGTGGTGTCTTCGTTTCACCCCATCAGCGCCGCCTGGGCGTGGTCTTTCAGGAGGCGCGACTGTTTCCGCATTATCGCGTGCGCAGCAACCTGATCTACGCACGCCGGATCACTCGTGGCGAGGCGTTTGATCGAGTCGTGTCGCTGCTGGGTATCGAGGCACTGCTGGATCGCATGCCCGGGGCGCTGTCGGGAGGGGAGGCACGGCGGGTCGCGATTGGCCGGGCGCTGCTGGCCGAGCCGGACATGCTACTGATGGATGAGCCCCTGACGGGCCTGGACGGCGCACGCAAGCAGGAGCTTCTGGACTATATCCTGCGCCTGACCCGCGAAATCGACCTGCCCATTTTGTTTGTCAGTCACGACCCGGAAGAGCTGATGGCTGTGGCCGAGCAGCTCGTGGTGATGGATCAGGGCCGTGTCATTGCCAGTGGCCCACTGGAGCGTCTGCTGTCGCGCGGTGATTTGACGCCCTGGCTGGGCGGGTTCGAGGCCAGCTCGCTGTTACAGGCGCAGGTGAACTCGCACGATCAGCACTACCACGCCACACGGCTGACCCTCAGTGACGGTCAGCGCCTGACGCTTCCCCTGCTGACACAGCCCAAAGGCAGCATGCTGAGGGTTCGCGTACGCCGTCGGGATGTGGCCATTGCGTTGTCACCCCAGCACGACAGCAGTTTTCGCAACCAGCTTGATGTGGTGATTTCCTCATTGGCACCGGGCGCCCCGGGCACGCTTGAGGTGACTCTTGAGCTCGCGGGGCAGCAGCTCTGTTCACGCGTGACGCTCGAGGCCGCCGAGGCGCTCGGGCTACAGCCGGGCATGGCCGTGGTCGCGCTGATTCGAAGCGTTAGTCTGGCCGGCTAG
- a CDS encoding YncE family protein — protein MPKTSFRRTRILQGALIALGVVTLSAPWAVAGEPGQQQAGTQQQTADRVVAQKDIDVGLYELVFSPSQQSIYVAATGGFGQGASDNYGEGEGGNIYRLDPQTLEIKDTIRLDQKPFGLALNEKTHTLFVGHTLDKSVSAINLDDNTTRHLALATDAEKAEAKKNDVFGPNPRQLSVDEQSNTLYVTGVGDKSVLWVIDGEDLTLDDTIEGFGTWATGLAVDHDAGRIYVSTMKDNAVRAVDMDSHRILSKWSTGGEGPLNLALDSDRHQLYVTNANSGNVTILDTQNGKVVDTLKSGEGTLALMLTGDRLYVTNRKAQTVTLFDRESHKLLDTITTPLMPNSLTAISDVSGAYVSLKQKLDENHQTDKPDSVIHIKP, from the coding sequence ATGCCAAAGACATCTTTTCGTCGCACTCGAATACTGCAGGGTGCGCTGATCGCGCTGGGGGTTGTGACCCTGTCGGCGCCCTGGGCGGTGGCGGGTGAGCCAGGTCAGCAGCAGGCCGGAACGCAGCAGCAAACGGCCGATCGTGTCGTGGCTCAAAAGGACATCGACGTGGGGCTGTATGAGCTGGTCTTCAGCCCCTCGCAGCAGTCGATCTATGTGGCAGCCACCGGCGGCTTCGGCCAGGGCGCCAGCGACAATTATGGTGAAGGTGAGGGGGGTAACATCTATCGCCTCGACCCGCAGACGCTTGAGATCAAGGACACCATCAGGCTGGATCAAAAACCCTTTGGTCTGGCGCTCAACGAGAAAACACATACGCTGTTTGTTGGCCATACGCTCGATAAGAGCGTGAGTGCCATCAATCTGGATGACAACACCACCCGCCATCTGGCGCTTGCTACCGACGCGGAAAAGGCCGAGGCGAAAAAGAACGACGTCTTTGGTCCCAATCCGCGTCAGCTCAGCGTTGATGAGCAGAGCAATACGCTTTATGTGACCGGCGTGGGCGACAAGAGCGTCTTGTGGGTCATCGACGGTGAAGACCTGACCCTTGACGATACCATCGAAGGATTCGGGACCTGGGCGACCGGTCTTGCCGTGGATCATGACGCCGGTCGGATCTATGTTTCCACCATGAAGGACAACGCGGTGCGCGCAGTCGACATGGACAGTCACAGGATCCTTTCAAAGTGGTCCACCGGTGGCGAAGGCCCGCTGAATCTGGCCCTTGATAGCGACAGGCACCAGCTGTATGTCACCAATGCCAACAGCGGCAATGTGACGATTCTGGACACGCAAAACGGCAAGGTTGTCGATACGCTGAAAAGCGGCGAAGGAACACTGGCGTTGATGCTGACAGGTGATCGTCTCTATGTGACCAATCGCAAGGCGCAGACGGTGACGCTCTTTGATCGGGAGAGCCACAAACTGCTCGACACGATCACAACGCCGCTGATGCCCAACAGTCTGACGGCCATCTCGGATGTCTCCGGAGCCTATGTTTCCCTCAAGCAGAAGCTCGATGAGAATCATCAGACCGACAAGCCCGACAGCGTCATCCATATCAAGCCCTGA
- a CDS encoding winged helix-turn-helix domain-containing protein — protein MTIKVSCPETKLRLVFDNGLILGPGKVALLEAVQETGSVAAAARQTSISYRKTRHLIDALNGAFDQPLVRSSKGGAAHGGACLTPLGLDIIARYRRVERQTRSAVDVHFADLQHTSMPPDDDDI, from the coding sequence ATGACCATCAAGGTGTCCTGTCCCGAGACCAAGCTGCGTCTTGTATTCGACAACGGTCTGATTCTTGGTCCTGGCAAGGTTGCCCTGCTGGAGGCCGTTCAGGAGACCGGTTCCGTCGCCGCCGCCGCCAGACAAACCAGCATCAGTTATCGCAAGACGCGACACCTGATTGATGCCCTCAACGGCGCCTTCGATCAGCCGCTGGTGCGCTCGAGCAAGGGAGGTGCGGCCCATGGCGGCGCCTGTCTGACACCGCTGGGTCTGGACATCATCGCGCGCTATCGCCGTGTCGAGCGGCAGACCCGCAGTGCGGTGGATGTTCATTTCGCCGATTTGCAGCACACGTCGATGCCTCCTGATGATGACGACATTTGA
- the glpT gene encoding glycerol-3-phosphate transporter, translating to MYGIFKAGRPGKPLPEAEIDSTYKRLRWQIFAGIFIGYAGYYLVRKNFTLAIPSLVEQGYSRGDLGLALAGVSIAYGISKFLMGAVSDRSNPRYFLPAGLLCSALIMFLFGFSEWATSSIAIMFVLLFLNGWVQGMGWPPCGRTMVHWWSKHERGGVVSVWNVAHNVGGGLIGPLFILGMAWFNDWRSAFYVPAAVAVGVAVFALLTMRDTPQTCGLPPIEKYKNDYPEGYDDSHEREFSAREIFVEHILKNRLLWCIALANVFVYLLRYGVLDWAPTYLQEVKHFTVDKSSWAYFLYEWAGIPGTLLCGWLSDKLFRGNRGATGICFMALVTVFTVLYWFNPPGNPTIDMLCLIAIGFLIYGPVMLIGLHALELVPKKAAGTAAGFTGLFGYLGGSVAASAMVGYTVDHYGWDGGFALLVGACILAILLLALTLRQAPASRAG from the coding sequence ATGTACGGAATCTTCAAGGCCGGGCGACCCGGCAAGCCGCTTCCCGAGGCGGAGATCGACAGCACCTACAAGCGCCTGCGCTGGCAGATCTTTGCCGGTATCTTCATCGGCTATGCCGGTTACTATCTGGTTCGAAAGAACTTTACCCTCGCCATTCCCAGTCTTGTGGAGCAGGGATACTCCCGCGGGGATCTGGGACTGGCGCTGGCCGGTGTCTCGATCGCCTACGGCATTTCCAAGTTTTTGATGGGGGCGGTGTCGGACCGCTCCAATCCGCGCTATTTCCTGCCCGCCGGGCTTTTGTGCTCGGCGCTGATCATGTTTTTGTTCGGCTTTTCCGAGTGGGCGACCTCCAGTATCGCCATCATGTTCGTACTGCTGTTTCTCAATGGCTGGGTACAGGGCATGGGGTGGCCACCGTGCGGGCGGACCATGGTGCACTGGTGGTCAAAGCACGAACGCGGCGGGGTAGTGTCGGTCTGGAATGTTGCGCACAACGTGGGCGGCGGTCTGATCGGACCGTTGTTCATTCTGGGCATGGCCTGGTTCAATGACTGGCGCTCGGCCTTTTATGTGCCGGCGGCCGTCGCCGTGGGTGTGGCCGTCTTTGCGCTGTTGACCATGCGCGATACGCCGCAGACCTGCGGGCTGCCGCCGATCGAAAAGTACAAAAATGACTATCCGGAAGGCTATGACGACAGCCACGAGCGAGAGTTTTCCGCGCGGGAAATCTTTGTCGAGCACATACTGAAAAACCGTCTGCTGTGGTGCATTGCCCTTGCCAACGTCTTTGTCTATCTGCTGCGTTACGGCGTGCTCGACTGGGCGCCGACCTATCTGCAGGAGGTGAAGCACTTTACGGTCGACAAGTCTTCCTGGGCCTACTTTCTCTACGAGTGGGCCGGCATTCCCGGCACGCTTTTGTGCGGCTGGCTCTCCGATAAGCTGTTTCGCGGCAATCGTGGCGCGACCGGTATCTGCTTCATGGCGCTGGTCACGGTCTTCACCGTGCTTTACTGGTTCAATCCGCCGGGTAACCCGACCATCGACATGCTGTGTCTGATTGCCATCGGCTTTTTGATCTATGGACCGGTCATGCTGATCGGGCTGCACGCGCTGGAGCTGGTGCCCAAAAAGGCCGCCGGCACCGCTGCCGGCTTTACCGGGCTTTTCGGCTATCTGGGCGGCTCGGTCGCAGCCAGTGCGATGGTGGGCTATACCGTTGACCATTACGGCTGGGACGGCGGGTTTGCGCTGCTGGTGGGGGCCTGCATTCTGGCCATCCTGCTGCTGGCGCTGACGCTTCGTCAGGCCCCGGCCAGTCGCGCTGGCTGA
- the modA gene encoding molybdate ABC transporter substrate-binding protein: MIRPFITLTMVTIVCCQTAGAAERIDVQAAASLTDVLNTLIERYEQHHDVDIVPVYASSSTLARQISQGAPADVYLSANEKWMDWLEAQGEPIQARLDLLNNRLALITAEKSDIKDFTPDAEHPLVGYLKDNDRIAVGDPDHVPAGIYARQAFEHLGQWQALEPRLARASDVRGALALVERGETPLGVVYATDAMAGEHVHQLGLFPGNSHDPITYPAALVGKHPSPQARAFLKWLGSEEAGSTFRQYGFEVNDSNEAP; this comes from the coding sequence ATGATCAGGCCTTTTATTACCCTCACGATGGTGACGATAGTCTGCTGTCAAACGGCAGGGGCTGCAGAGCGTATCGATGTTCAGGCGGCAGCTTCCCTGACCGATGTCTTGAACACCCTGATCGAGCGCTACGAGCAGCATCATGACGTGGACATCGTGCCGGTCTATGCCTCCTCGTCGACGCTGGCACGACAGATTTCCCAGGGGGCGCCGGCGGATGTCTATCTTTCGGCCAACGAGAAATGGATGGACTGGCTCGAAGCGCAGGGGGAGCCGATTCAGGCACGTCTTGATCTGCTCAACAATCGCCTGGCGCTGATCACCGCTGAAAAGAGTGATATCAAGGACTTTACGCCGGATGCCGAACACCCTCTGGTCGGGTATCTCAAGGACAATGACCGTATCGCGGTGGGGGACCCGGATCATGTGCCGGCCGGCATCTACGCCAGACAGGCCTTCGAGCACCTGGGGCAGTGGCAGGCACTCGAGCCCCGTCTGGCGCGCGCCAGCGACGTTCGTGGTGCACTGGCGCTGGTCGAGCGCGGCGAGACGCCACTGGGCGTGGTCTATGCCACCGATGCCATGGCCGGCGAGCACGTCCATCAGCTGGGCCTGTTCCCGGGCAACAGCCACGACCCCATTACCTATCCGGCCGCTCTGGTGGGCAAACACCCGAGCCCACAGGCTCGCGCCTTTCTGAAATGGCTGGGCAGTGAGGAAGCGGGGAGTACCTTCAGGCAGTACGGCTTTGAGGTGAATGACTCAAATGAGGCGCCCTGA
- a CDS encoding FepA family TonB-dependent siderophore receptor, with protein sequence MPRSTSGHTTTVAIALAVSAPMFYAGSALATAQSTDDLRQQLESRATAADAPAPVITVDHADDLEDMVVLGTAEQTLKQAPGVSIITREDIEKRPPANDLSDIIRRMPGVNLTGNSASGQRGNNRQIDIRGMGPENTLILIDGKPVSSRNSVRYGWRGERDSRGDTNWVPPEMVERIEVLRGPAAARYGSGAAGGVVNIITRRPTEQWMGSVTTFTSTPTNSEEGATKRANFNLAGPLTDDLSLRLYGSANRTDADDPDINADAPGDSTLNTSAGREGVRNRDINAVLSWQATDDQLLDLEMGYSRQGNIYTGDSQNNQRNDLTETLANGGAETNRLYRQNVALTHTGQWEDMDTRVTAQYERTRNTRLNEGTAGRFEGTIGGGSDDANYASSEFNAYRLGAEADYFTSRVFEQVITFGGEWNRDTLEDPGNTNQSFGEAGNLAGFAPNGDDRASVELGGVYIEDNIELRPGTIVTPGLRFDHHSEAGRHWSPSLNASQELGHHITLKAGVARAFKAPNLYQTNPNYLLYSRGNGCPVGSQNACYLVGNEDLDAETSINKEIGIEYRKDELVAGLTYFRNDYRDKIVSGLDPVAVTGNGTNVLQWRNAERAVVQGLEGNLQVPLTDSLLWSNNVTWMIESKDKATGDPLSIIPEFTLNSTLDWTLSERLNTQLYWTAYGKQEAPSQPNSRVQERTGVNDDSVSPYSIVGANVGYTFNDHLRGSFGVRNLFDKRLYREGNSSSAGAATYNEPGRAIYSSLTASF encoded by the coding sequence ATGCCACGTTCAACGTCAGGTCATACGACGACAGTTGCCATTGCGCTGGCGGTTTCAGCGCCCATGTTTTATGCAGGCTCGGCACTGGCTACGGCTCAATCTACAGACGACCTGCGTCAGCAGCTTGAGAGCAGGGCCACCGCGGCTGATGCGCCTGCGCCGGTGATCACCGTCGACCATGCCGACGATCTGGAAGACATGGTGGTACTGGGCACCGCCGAACAGACGCTCAAGCAGGCCCCGGGCGTTTCAATCATCACTCGTGAAGATATTGAAAAGCGCCCGCCGGCCAATGACCTCTCCGACATTATCCGCCGCATGCCGGGGGTCAATCTCACCGGCAACAGTGCCTCGGGGCAGCGTGGCAACAACCGTCAGATCGACATTCGTGGCATGGGTCCGGAAAACACCCTGATCCTGATCGATGGCAAACCGGTCAGCTCGCGCAACTCGGTCCGCTACGGCTGGCGCGGTGAGCGAGACTCCAGAGGCGACACCAACTGGGTGCCGCCGGAGATGGTCGAGCGCATAGAGGTATTGCGTGGCCCGGCCGCTGCACGCTATGGCTCCGGTGCGGCAGGTGGCGTGGTCAACATCATCACCAGACGCCCGACCGAACAGTGGATGGGCTCGGTGACCACCTTTACCAGCACGCCCACCAACAGTGAAGAAGGTGCCACCAAACGCGCCAACTTCAACCTGGCAGGTCCACTGACAGACGACCTGAGCCTCCGGCTTTATGGCAGCGCCAACAGGACCGACGCTGACGACCCCGACATCAACGCAGACGCCCCCGGTGACAGCACGTTGAACACATCGGCCGGCCGCGAGGGCGTTCGCAACCGGGACATCAATGCCGTGCTTTCCTGGCAGGCAACCGACGATCAGCTGCTGGATCTCGAGATGGGCTATTCCCGCCAGGGCAATATCTATACCGGTGACTCGCAAAACAACCAGCGCAACGATTTGACCGAAACTCTTGCCAATGGTGGCGCCGAGACCAATCGCCTCTATCGACAAAATGTGGCGTTGACCCATACCGGTCAATGGGAGGACATGGACACCCGAGTGACAGCACAGTATGAGCGCACCCGAAATACCCGCCTCAACGAGGGAACGGCCGGACGCTTTGAAGGCACCATCGGTGGTGGCAGTGACGACGCCAATTATGCCAGCAGTGAGTTCAACGCCTATCGTCTCGGCGCCGAAGCCGATTACTTCACCAGCCGCGTGTTCGAACAGGTCATCACCTTCGGCGGCGAGTGGAACCGGGATACGCTGGAAGACCCCGGCAATACCAACCAGAGCTTCGGTGAAGCCGGTAATCTGGCCGGGTTTGCTCCCAACGGAGATGACAGGGCAAGCGTCGAACTTGGCGGCGTCTATATCGAGGACAACATCGAGCTGCGCCCGGGCACCATCGTTACGCCCGGGCTGCGGTTTGACCATCACAGCGAGGCCGGCAGACACTGGAGCCCGAGCCTGAATGCGTCACAGGAACTCGGCCATCACATCACCCTCAAGGCCGGCGTTGCACGGGCCTTCAAGGCCCCCAATCTCTATCAGACCAATCCGAACTATCTGCTCTATTCCCGCGGTAACGGCTGTCCGGTCGGTTCTCAAAACGCCTGTTATCTGGTCGGCAATGAGGATCTCGACGCCGAGACCAGCATCAACAAAGAAATCGGCATCGAGTATCGCAAGGATGAGCTGGTAGCGGGACTGACCTATTTTCGCAACGACTACAGGGACAAGATCGTCTCCGGGCTCGACCCCGTCGCCGTGACCGGTAACGGCACCAACGTACTTCAGTGGCGCAATGCCGAGCGTGCCGTCGTGCAGGGGCTTGAAGGCAACCTTCAGGTGCCGTTGACCGATAGCCTGTTGTGGAGCAATAACGTCACCTGGATGATCGAGTCCAAAGACAAGGCGACCGGTGACCCGCTCTCCATCATTCCGGAATTTACGCTCAACTCGACGCTGGACTGGACCCTCAGCGAGCGGCTCAACACCCAGCTCTACTGGACGGCCTATGGCAAACAGGAAGCACCCTCGCAGCCCAACTCCCGCGTTCAGGAGCGTACCGGGGTCAATGATGATAGCGTCTCGCCCTACAGCATCGTGGGCGCCAATGTGGGCTACACCTTCAACGACCATCTGCGCGGCAGCTTTGGCGTCAGAAATCTGTTCGACAAGCGCCTCTACCGCGAGGGCAACAGCAGCAGCGCCGGAGCCGCCACCTACAATGAACCGGGCCGAGCAATTTATTCATCACTGACCGCTTCATTCTGA